A genomic segment from Nitratiruptor sp. YY08-10 encodes:
- a CDS encoding 6-phosphofructokinase, translated as MKIAIMGSGGDAPGMNPAIKRFVEAGYEMGHEPYFIFDGLEGLIDGKIRKASYKDVAGIIHRGGAIIGSSRSKRWYEKKYRKKAYENLKEEGIDAIVVMGGDGSFRALDLFKKEFAINFVGIPTTIDNDIHGTDLCLGVDTALNVIRDAIDKIRDTASTFSRAFVVETMGRECGYLAAVSAITSGAEVCVIPEVEFDKPLATKILKKELQGGRRYILAIVAEGTKRTAEIAQWLEDDIGMETRVTVLGHIQRGGNPTVKDRLLGSGFALRALETLDAGKEGKVVVYRDGDFKIESLEDALKPYEIDPEILSLLHFLD; from the coding sequence ATGAAAATAGCGATTATGGGAAGTGGCGGTGATGCACCAGGAATGAATCCTGCGATCAAAAGATTTGTAGAAGCAGGATATGAAATGGGACATGAGCCATATTTTATTTTTGATGGTCTTGAAGGGCTGATCGATGGAAAAATAAGAAAAGCCAGCTATAAAGATGTTGCAGGTATTATCCATAGAGGTGGCGCAATTATCGGCTCTTCTCGCTCAAAGAGATGGTATGAAAAAAAGTACAGAAAAAAAGCCTATGAAAATTTAAAAGAAGAAGGAATTGATGCGATTGTTGTTATGGGCGGAGATGGAAGTTTTAGGGCACTCGATCTATTTAAAAAAGAGTTTGCCATCAATTTTGTTGGTATCCCAACAACAATAGATAACGATATTCATGGGACTGATCTGTGTTTAGGCGTTGATACTGCTTTAAATGTTATTCGAGATGCAATAGACAAAATTCGCGATACTGCCTCCACTTTTTCACGAGCTTTCGTTGTTGAGACAATGGGAAGAGAGTGTGGATATTTGGCAGCTGTAAGTGCAATAACGAGTGGTGCTGAAGTGTGTGTTATACCGGAAGTGGAGTTTGACAAACCACTTGCAACAAAGATTTTAAAAAAAGAGTTGCAAGGAGGAAGGCGCTATATTTTGGCAATTGTTGCTGAAGGTACGAAAAGAACAGCTGAGATCGCACAATGGTTAGAAGATGATATAGGGATGGAGACAAGAGTAACGGTATTAGGGCATATCCAAAGAGGAGGCAATCCGACAGTAAAAGATAGACTCCTTGGGTCCGGTTTTGCTTTGAGGGCTTTGGAAACGTTAGATGCTGGTAAAGAGGGAAAAGTAGTAGTTTATAGAGATGGAGATTTTAAGATTGAGAGCTTGGAAGATGCCCTCAAACCATATGAAATTGATCCAGAAATTTTGTCTTTGCTTCATTTTTTGGATTGA
- a CDS encoding HAMP domain-containing sensor histidine kinase has translation MSLSRSEQKALFRFFLTYIIAVGIVITSFAYLQYNIKKESLKDKIVAKLQKEAFDIASSAIDAQMQGKRFATPKGVDFLLLDKNKKFIKGTFKEKIPLDHPLYHSNDCIYYIDKSAKGHLGIEYIVVKECGIHAKYQKILKNIILLSLLYFLFLLGIGWYLGRLFLQPMRESLETLDRFIKDSTHELNTPVTTLLLATQKLKKTNNPKYLDIIIMSARLLSSIHQDLTYATLAKRRDNHIQPIDIVPIINDILRFFDVLIDQKGLTVSKELHACTIQADPDEIKLLVKNLIDNAIKYAFKNSTIKIVLHKCRLSIINRSKPIPNEKLKTIFERYQRAESDQGGYGIGLHIVQRICKKYKFLIGVESNEKKTTFTVTFNQSKK, from the coding sequence ATGAGTTTGAGCCGCTCTGAACAAAAAGCACTTTTTCGATTTTTTCTCACCTATATCATTGCGGTAGGCATAGTGATCACCTCTTTTGCCTATTTGCAATACAATATAAAAAAAGAGTCCTTAAAAGATAAAATTGTCGCAAAATTGCAAAAAGAAGCTTTTGACATAGCTTCCAGTGCTATCGATGCACAGATGCAAGGAAAGAGATTTGCAACTCCCAAAGGAGTAGATTTTTTACTGTTAGATAAAAACAAAAAGTTCATAAAAGGAACTTTCAAAGAAAAAATACCGCTTGATCACCCTTTGTATCATAGCAATGATTGTATCTATTATATCGATAAAAGTGCAAAAGGACATCTTGGCATAGAGTATATTGTCGTCAAAGAGTGTGGTATACATGCAAAATATCAAAAAATACTGAAAAATATTATATTATTAAGTCTTCTTTATTTTCTTTTTCTTCTTGGTATCGGATGGTATCTTGGCAGACTCTTTCTTCAGCCTATGCGAGAAAGCCTTGAGACCCTTGATAGATTCATCAAAGACAGCACGCATGAACTCAATACTCCCGTTACAACACTTCTTTTAGCTACCCAAAAACTTAAAAAAACAAATAATCCAAAATATCTTGATATTATCATAATGAGCGCAAGACTCTTAAGCAGTATCCATCAAGATCTTACTTATGCAACACTTGCAAAAAGAAGAGACAATCATATACAACCGATCGATATAGTACCCATCATTAATGATATTCTTCGATTTTTTGACGTTTTGATCGATCAAAAAGGTTTGACTGTCTCAAAAGAGCTACACGCTTGTACCATTCAAGCTGATCCTGATGAGATAAAACTACTCGTAAAAAACCTTATAGACAATGCCATTAAGTATGCATTTAAAAATTCCACAATCAAAATAGTTCTTCATAAGTGCCGCTTGAGTATCATCAATAGGTCAAAACCGATACCAAATGAGAAACTCAAAACAATTTTTGAGCGTTATCAGAGAGCCGAAAGCGACCAAGGAGGATATGGAATAGGTCTGCACATAGTACAGCGTATCTGCAAAAAATATAAATTTTTAATCGGTGTTGAATCGAACGAGAAAAAAACAACATTTACTGTAACATTCAATCAATCCAAAAAATGA
- a CDS encoding response regulator transcription factor, giving the protein MKILLLEDDTLLRELMVEHLNEKHETVTFDNGEDALEYLYENRVDLALLDINVPGLKGDELLKILRKERNTTPVIFITSNDSSSDVKKGFDLGCDDYIKKPFEFEELDARIEHVKRIYGLEEKIKIGYFLFDPTRHILLKENETIHLTPKASEILHYLYTHKVVTKEDLIANIWSYDEVPSEATIRSYIKTLRKIFPNIKTIRGSGYEFEPL; this is encoded by the coding sequence ATGAAAATACTGCTTTTGGAAGATGATACTCTGCTTAGAGAATTAATGGTCGAACATTTGAATGAAAAACATGAGACAGTCACTTTTGACAATGGTGAGGATGCTTTGGAGTATCTGTATGAAAACAGAGTAGACCTCGCACTTCTTGATATTAATGTCCCTGGACTTAAAGGCGATGAACTGCTCAAAATTTTACGCAAAGAGCGTAATACAACTCCAGTCATTTTCATCACCTCAAACGACAGCTCATCCGATGTCAAAAAAGGTTTTGATCTAGGGTGCGATGATTACATCAAAAAGCCTTTTGAATTTGAAGAACTTGATGCTAGAATCGAGCATGTAAAACGTATTTATGGATTGGAAGAAAAGATAAAGATCGGCTATTTTCTTTTTGATCCTACAAGGCATATACTTCTCAAAGAGAATGAAACGATTCATCTTACACCAAAAGCAAGTGAAATCCTACACTACCTCTATACCCATAAAGTAGTCACGAAAGAGGATCTTATCGCAAATATATGGAGCTATGATGAAGTTCCAAGTGAAGCAACTATTCGAAGCTACATCAAAACGTTGCGAAAAATTTTTCCAAATATAAAAACGATTCGAGGAAGTGGCTATGAGTTTGAGCCGCTCTGA
- a CDS encoding copper-translocating P-type ATPase, which produces MHHSNHTHHLEDFKKRFIVSLILTIPVLLLSPMIWDWFGFRLDIAFRKEIIFILSSIIYFYGGKPFLLGSLHEIKQKNPGMMTLIAMAISVAYIYSTYALFLENAKEFFWELATLIDIMLIGHYIESKSVAGASQALQSLVQLIPKKAHVIQDNKMKDISIGQLKPGDIILVKPGEKIPIDGTVLEGEALVDESFLSGESKPVSKRKNSHVYMGSTNLDSSLKIIVQKPGGKSYLYQVINLVKEAQMSRSKLQDTANKAAKWLFFIALFAGGSTFIYWMPILSANEALLISVTVLIIACPHALGLAVPLVVAISTTKAAHYGILIRNREAFENLRNIDAICFDKTGTLTEGKLKVKNIVADDPKKLLAFSASLEKLSEHSIAKAIVEEAKKAKLPLLSVDKFKIIPGKGALGLIKGEKVVIGNDTALTEQGFELPEQNSDEVGTKVWVGVGKKILGYILLMDTIRTETKKAIALLHSMHIETVMLTGDNEITAKAVADELQMKRYFAHLLPDQKVAIIEELKKSGKKVAMVGDGINDAPSLLSANVGIAIGAGTDIAAQSADIILTNNSIFDIAKAIALSYATYSKIIQNLWWASGYNIIAIPLAAGVARGVGVAITPEIGALMMSLSTVIVAINAQFLKRFRFDENTAFGR; this is translated from the coding sequence ATGCATCACAGTAATCATACCCATCATCTCGAAGATTTTAAAAAGCGCTTTATCGTATCGCTTATTCTCACCATTCCGGTACTTCTTCTCTCTCCGATGATTTGGGACTGGTTTGGTTTTAGATTGGATATTGCGTTTAGAAAAGAGATTATTTTTATCCTTAGCTCTATCATCTATTTTTATGGAGGCAAACCGTTTCTTTTGGGATCACTTCATGAAATAAAACAAAAAAATCCCGGAATGATGACTCTTATAGCGATGGCTATAAGCGTAGCATATATCTACTCTACATACGCTCTTTTTCTTGAAAACGCAAAAGAGTTTTTCTGGGAGTTAGCGACACTGATCGATATCATGCTCATTGGACACTATATCGAATCAAAGAGCGTTGCAGGTGCTTCACAGGCACTGCAAAGTCTTGTGCAGTTGATTCCCAAAAAGGCACATGTAATACAGGACAACAAAATGAAAGATATCAGTATTGGGCAGCTAAAACCAGGAGATATCATTCTTGTAAAACCGGGCGAAAAGATTCCTATAGACGGAACTGTTCTTGAAGGAGAGGCACTCGTGGATGAATCCTTTTTAAGCGGAGAATCCAAGCCTGTCTCAAAACGAAAAAATAGTCATGTTTATATGGGTAGTACAAATCTTGATAGCAGTCTCAAAATCATTGTCCAAAAACCGGGTGGTAAGAGCTACTTATACCAAGTTATCAATCTAGTAAAAGAGGCGCAAATGAGTCGATCCAAGCTGCAAGATACTGCAAACAAAGCAGCAAAATGGCTCTTTTTTATTGCTCTTTTTGCAGGAGGATCGACTTTTATATATTGGATGCCGATACTTAGTGCAAATGAAGCACTGTTAATAAGTGTCACCGTTCTTATTATTGCCTGTCCCCATGCTCTTGGGCTGGCAGTGCCTCTTGTAGTAGCGATATCAACAACAAAAGCTGCTCATTATGGTATCTTGATACGCAACCGGGAAGCTTTTGAAAATTTAAGAAATATAGATGCGATATGTTTCGATAAAACCGGTACATTAACAGAGGGAAAATTAAAAGTCAAAAATATCGTTGCAGACGATCCAAAAAAACTTCTTGCTTTTTCTGCTTCTTTGGAAAAACTTTCTGAGCATTCCATCGCAAAAGCCATTGTAGAAGAGGCAAAAAAAGCCAAACTGCCACTTTTATCGGTAGATAAATTTAAAATAATTCCTGGAAAAGGAGCACTGGGTCTCATTAAAGGAGAAAAAGTTGTCATCGGAAACGATACAGCTTTGACTGAGCAAGGATTTGAGCTTCCTGAACAAAACAGCGATGAAGTCGGAACTAAAGTGTGGGTTGGCGTAGGAAAAAAAATCCTTGGATACATTCTTTTAATGGATACGATTCGTACAGAAACAAAAAAAGCGATTGCACTTTTACATTCCATGCATATAGAAACGGTAATGCTTACGGGCGATAATGAGATAACAGCAAAAGCGGTTGCAGATGAACTCCAAATGAAACGATATTTTGCTCATCTTCTACCGGATCAAAAAGTAGCTATAATAGAAGAGTTAAAAAAGAGTGGAAAAAAGGTTGCCATGGTCGGCGATGGGATCAATGATGCTCCTTCTTTACTGAGTGCAAACGTGGGAATTGCCATAGGTGCTGGAACCGATATCGCCGCTCAAAGTGCAGATATTATTCTAACAAATAACTCTATATTTGACATTGCAAAGGCTATTGCACTCTCATATGCGACATATTCCAAAATCATTCAAAATCTATGGTGGGCAAGCGGCTACAATATCATAGCAATCCCTTTGGCAGCCGGAGTAGCAAGAGGCGTAGGTGTTGCTATAACACCTGAGATAGGAGCATTGATGATGTCTTTGAGTACTGTCATAGTTGCAATCAACGCACAATTTTTAAAAAGGTTTCGATTCGATGAAAATACTGCTTTTGGAAGATGA